The Pseudomonas asiatica sequence TGGAAAAAGGCGTTGACAACCAATTTCTTTGCTGATTATGTATCAATTCGCTAAGAAAAAAAACAAAAGCGGAATCCCGCAGGTCGGAAATCACGTTTTCCGTAGCTAGCGAGTCTGGTGCGACGGCCAATCCGTCCTCCAGCATCCTGAGGCTCCGCGCTGGAGAAGCAACGATGATCGAAAGAGATGCGCCATCCGAGAGAATTCTCCTCGGCGGCAAGGTGATTACCATGAGCCAGGATGCTGACCAGCATGCTCAAGGTATCGTCATTCGAGGCGACCGAATTGTGAGGCTGATCCGACGCGATCAGGTTGAGCAGTTCCGCACCCCCTCCACCGTCATCACCGACCTTGGTGATCGAACCCTGATGCCAGGATTCGTGGACGTCCACGCCCATGCTGAAGTGGTATGCCGCACAACGTTCAACACCATCGATTGTCGAGCACCGGAGTGCTCTTCAATTGAAGATGTGTCCGCCTTGCTCGCCAAAGCCCGAGACGAGAAAGCCCCTGGGGAATGGATTGTCGGCCAAGGAAACCTGTTCTTTGACCGCAAGCTGCGGGAGGGACGACTCCCCACCAGAGAAGAGCTCGATTCGGTAAGCCTTGAACATCCGATAGCCATCCGCGCCGGCGGACACATCACCGTGCTGAACAGCAAAGCCCTTGAAGTCGCGGGTATAGATCGCGATTACGTACCACCAGAGTTCAGTGTCACGGGGCTTCCTATCGTTGAACGCGATGAAAACGGCGACCCAACCGGAGTGGTCAAGGAGATGGACACGTTGCTTCCTCTCCCAGGTTGCGACCGTTCAACCCTGAAAAGCGCCTTGAAAGCGGGCCTTTTCGAGTATTTTACGCGATTCGGTGTGACCACGATTGGCGAAATCTCGGAGACCGTCGAAGGCATCCAGTGCATGGACGAGATGGCATGTGAAGGTACTCTGCCGGTCGCTATGAGGGTCTACATTTGGGCGCCAGGCACTATGGAGCTGGATGAGGCATGCAACTGGCAGGAAAAAATCCAGCTCAATGCCTCTGAGCATATGATCCGCATGCAGGGGATAAAGCTGTTTGCCGATGGGGGGTTCTCCGCGAAAAGCGCTGCGGTGAGTTGCCCTTATCTGGGCCTGAATGGCCAGTGCGGAGAGATCGCATTCCCCAAATACTTTTTCCGCCGAGCTTACGAACAGTCTCAGAAAAGCGGGCTTCAACTTGCAGTCCACGCTAACGGTGACCGTGCCCAGGAGTGGCTCTGTGAACTCGTTGAGTCGATGGGCGGGGCCAGTAGTGGCCGTACCCGCATGCGTATCGAGCACGCTGGCAATTTCATGCCCCGCCAAAAGACCATGGAAGCGTGGGCTGCAGCGGGCATCATCCCTGTCCCTCAGCCGGTGTTCATCTATACCTTCGGTGAATACTTCCCCGATTACCTCGGAGACACAGGACGCATCGGTCGTTTCCCATTCAAAGACCTCCTTGCCCAAGGTTGGAAGCTTTCCGGCAGTTCGGACGTCTGGATCGGTTCTGAACGTGAAGCGACGAACCCCCTCTTCAGTGTCTGGTGCTGCGTAAAGCGTCAAACCTACTCTGGCAGCTTCATCGATCCCGAGCAGGCGATCACCTTGGAGCAGGCACTGCGCATGCATACCCTGGATGCAGCAGCCACAATGGGAGAAGAAGACATTCGAGGCAGCATCACTCCTGGGAAGCTCGCCGATATCATTGCACTGGACAGAGACCCATTTGCTGTACCAGTTGATGAACTTAGAAATATAAAAGTGGAATACGTACTCACACAAGGACGTGCGGCTCTTAACCTTACCTGTTAACTGCCAATTCAGCCGGTTGTCAAAGACCGGCCCTCACAAGAAAAGGTTGCAGGAGATAATAAAATGCGTGCTTTACCGCTCGAACTTGAACAAAGAATAGCTCTGCTCGAAGAAGAACAAAATCAAGGAGCTGATTTTGACACCGCAACATGGTTCTGGCTCATTATTCTGGGGGTTATTATCCCAGTCGCCGTGGCTGTATGGGGGTGGGCATGACTAAGCACAATGTGGCCGAAGCCGTTGCCGACACCTCGGCCTGGCCTCTGCTTCCAGCAGAACGTGTTTGGGGAAGCTGGCAACTCCTCATCGCCCTTACAACGGCAGGAGCTGCTACCTGGTGTTACATCATTGGTGAGTACGTAGGTTATTACCTTAATTTCCGTCAAGGATTTGCGGCCCTTACTGCAGGATGTATGTTCGGGATGCTGATCACCGTATTGGCAGCATTGCCCATTTGCTGCCGTTTCGGTGTTGACTCCATTGCCTCGAGCAAGCCTGCTTTTGGCACCAAGGGGTGGGTTATCCCCGCAAGCTTACAATTCCTATCCATCCTTGGCTGGAACTGTCTGCTGCTAATTTTCTTCGGAAAATCCACAGCCCAATTCTTAGTCGCCGTTGGCCTCACTACCCCCGCACACAGTGGTATCGTTGAGCCGTGCGCTACGCTCTTCGCTTGCGTCTTGGTAATGCTACTGCTACTCAGAGGTTCTGGCGGTGTAGATCGAGTTGCGAAAATTTTGGTAGCCCATGTTTTCGTTGGCCTCTGGATGCTGTACATCATCGTGAACGAGCGCTGGGACGATTTGGCGATGGCAAAGCCAGCGCAGGCCTCGGCTGACCCTGTATGGAATTTCGTGACGGGCCTGGAACTAGGCATCGCAGCATCGCTGTCTTGGTGGCCATACATAGGGGCGATGTCCCGAATGGTTCCTAACGGCAAAAAAGCCGCTGTGCCGGCGATGCTAGGGCTGGGTGGTTCAGTCGCAGCGTTGAGTTTGATTGGGGTGGCAGGTGTTCTGGTTCTGAAAGTTTCAGACCCATCAGAATGGCTTCGAACGGTAGGCGGGCCGACCTACGCCATTATCTCGTTGGCCTTCGTCACTGCAGCAAACCTGGGCACAGCAGTAGCCGGTATCTACTGCTCCGCTCTGGGCTTGCGCCACTACAAAGTATTCGAAGAGATTTCGTGGAAGGTACTCCTGGTTATAATCATCACGCCTATCGCGATTATTGGTCTGGCAATACCGAACCTGTTCTTCAATAACTTCTCTGCGTTCCTCGGCTTTATTGGAGTTGGCTTCGCTCCGCTTTGTGGCATTCAGATTACTGATTACTATCTCTTGAGGAGAGGGAAAATCAATGTGCGGGGTCTGTTTGACGAAAGCGAGCCAATCTATCGTTATTGGAAAGGCGTGAACCCGGCAGCAGTCTTGGCTATGGTTGCTGGTGTTGCATCTTATATTTACGTTCTAAACCCACTGACCTTTGCTTCCAACGCTCCATACCCGTTGATACCTGCTTCCATTTTGGCGGCGGTGGTAGCGAGCGTAGTATTCCTGCTCGTTACTCGACTCGTAGTGATTCCGTCTGGTAAAGGTGGCTACCCAAAGACTGAAAAGGTCTATCAGCCTGAAGAGCACAGTACCCCACCTATCTGAAACAAGCCCGCCAGCTAAATCTGGCGGGCATCACCTTTAATGAATCCAGGTATCGGAATGACCACACTGACAACAGAACTTTTAGACGACATCGTTGCCGCCTTCAACGAGCATGACGCCGAGAAAGTCATTAGCTTTTTTCACACAGAAGGTGAGCTGATAAGCGCGAGCGGTGGCAATGGCCGAGGCACTCTCACGAAGGGCAGAGACGCCATTAGGGAGGCCCTCAAGGCAAGGTTCACCGCCAGCCCTGATATCCAGTGGATGGAAGGCATGAGCTGGATCGCTGCAAATCAAGCGGTGACTGAATTTCGAGTGGTCGCGACCTTGCCAGATGGTGGGAAACTGGACGTTCTGGGGTGCGACGTCTGGGAGTTTTCCGGAGATAAAATTCTCCGCAAAAACACCTACTACAAACAGTAGATCTGGTGGCCAAGCTCTACCTACTAATGAGCAGACCAGTTACGCCCTCTGGCAACCCGGATCACGAGTAGAAAAAAACGCCAGGGTTGGCGGTTTTTCAAAGTCTTGCTCGGGGTTGCCGGCTGTCCATGACGGGGTTTAGAGTGTCGTGAAGAGGTCTTTTCCTCAGAGAGGTATCGGTGCCGGATACGTACCAGATGAGGCTAACTAGAGGGCCGTCATCACGTCAAGGCGCTGTGCTTACTGCAGCCACGATTCCACGGTCTCAGCGCCATGCTCAGCTTTCCATGCCTTCAGAACGGCGTGGTTGCCGCCTTTAGTCTGCACGACTTCACCGTTGTGCGGGTTTTTGTAGACCTTCACTTCACGCGGCTTGCGAGTCGACTTCTCTTGGGCCTGGGGGGCCTGACGGCGAGTGCCTGCTTGTGGGTCAAGAATGTTGACTACCTCGCGGAGGCTGTAGCCGTACTCACCAAGCAATGCACGGAGTTTGTCTTCAAACTCCATTTCAGCCTGGATAGCGCCGTCACTTTTCATGGCTTCCAACTCAGCGAGTTGCTGGGCAAGCTGCTGCTCAAGGCGACGGAATTCTGCGAGACGAGACATTGTTAGCTTCCTAAATGGTCGGTCGTGCAAGAGTACATTCTGACCACACCGACCGCTACTCAGAAACGAGCGAAGCAATAATGCTATGTGCCGAGCAAAGCGTGCTGACCCACGCTGTGCCCACCCGTTTTCCTGGGGAGCTACAGAACGAGCAGGTCTTCAGCGATAGCTCGATGGCCACATCAACGGCGCCTCGGCAGTACGCGTCCCCGCCATCGTAGAAAAGTGCAGCTCGCCTAATTTGGATTTGATCTGCGAGACGGTAACGGGCATCACCTCTGGGTGCCGAACCAAGTGAACCTGCAATGTGTCGCAAAGCGCGAGGAGGATGTTCTTCCCACCTGGGCCACAGCAAATCTCATCGACGCCAAGATCAGAGAACATCTGAGGGTAGCGCTGACGAAACTCCCCAATATCGATCTCGGGAAGGGCTTCCGGGGACTGACTCATAGTGCTCAAGGCTTTCCAGAAGGAGTAGAGGCCCCGGCCATGGTGTGATTTGCGATCAAAATGGCAAGCAGAGCGCGCCGGCCAGGGATGGCCGAGAGGCGTGAGGATGGACGCCCCCAACGGGGCCGAGACCGGCAAAGCCGGGCTCGGTTTACGACAGCCGGCCCCAGAGGGGCACGCCCAGGACTTAGCGGTGCATTTTGCTGAGCCGCTCGACCAGTCTAGCGGGTGGGTACAGCTCAGCGTGACCAAGCTCGATTTTATAAATCACTGGAGACGGTTGGGTGTTGGCATATAGCGATCACCTGCCAAACGCCGAAACTCTTGAAGGCTTCGCCGCCCCCCATCTTTCCTAAACGTAGCCACCACGTACCTGGAGTTAAGGGTCGTGATAACCCAGAACCTCCCTTCTTTGGCCACAGACTGAATGTCAGATGTGCGGATCAGGTGGCCGTCTGCGAACCTACCAGTCGGGTGCTCAAGTAGGTGGCCAAATACAATGCCCACGGCGCTGCACGCGTGAATCTGGACGTTTACAAGATAGGCAGTTACCAGGGACTCATAGTCCTGGTTCACCGCTCGAGCAATCCGTAGCAGATCGAAGTCGCTAAAGCGCTTCACATGGAAGTCGACCGCGACAGTGTTGATATCTGTCACGAGTGAGAACTCCGAGGTTCAGCCCCGGCATTCGGCTTTGTGGCACGACGTCGGTACAGCTCCTTCACGCCGGTCAGGGACTCGACATCAAGCCTAGGCTCGTGCGTATCGACGTATACGGCGCCGCTCTCGACCTCAAGCACACAGATGGGCACTTCTGCACGGTCGTAGCCCATCGACAACGACTTGAGCTTCTCCATCTTCCAACCAGTGCCCTTGTTCATCCAGCCGGGAGTCATGACTTGAACATCCTGTACCACCAGGCACTCGTTCTGAGCCAACAGCAACTCCATGAGTCGCGGCTCATCGTTGAGCATCTCTTCATAGTCGACGAACCGATCCTCGTGCTGGCGCTTGAGGCTGACGTGATACCAGTGCGTCGCCAGGGATCGGGTGACTGCATGAAAGTGAGCGAGGCCATCCCCAAACATACCCACGGGGCCAGCCTGGTCTTGCGTGCTAATGCGGAACATCGTGAATCTCATCTGGGCAAGTCCGCCAGGCGGAGCTTGCGGGTCAAAATAATCCGAATATTGTCTTGAGCGAGGCAGTTTGCTCGCGACCTTGGCCGATCAACACATACACCGTGTTCCGTGTCTCAAACATGCATACGCCGTCATAGGTCTTGCACAGCGTCGACCGCACCCATCCGCCAGGCGGGAACCGCCCCTGGCTGTCGTAGGTGACGCAATGGGAGTACAGGAACATCGGCTGCAGGCCTGCAGATCGAACCCTCGCGAGCGACTCAGGCGGCTCATCGACGTGGAAAAGAAGCCAGTCCTCAACAAGGCAGTACGGTCTACGGGGGAAGCGTTCGGCGAGCAGTGCCTCAATCTCAGGTCGAGACAGGGATGTGCCAGCGGAAGAGATTTTTCCTTCCTGGAGCAACTCGTGCTCAACAGAGCTATCAGTCACCAAGTACCTCGGTATCCAAAACGACGAGGTGATGTGCGAACGGGATCGTAGCGGCAGATCGCCATTCGACTCACTCGAACCAATATATCTGTTTGAGCGAGTCGAGGCAAACGAGGCATACCGTCTCATTTTGCGGAGGCAGAAATGCCGCTACGCCATTCTCTCGCCGCCGTGCTTCAGTCGCTGCGAACGCAGCAAGGCCTGTCTCAGCAGGAGATCTCCGGCCTGGTTCGTCAACAAACGATCAGCGAGCTGGAAGCTGCTCGCTTCACGGCCACCATTGATACCGTGAGGGATCTGGCCATTTCGTTGAACATCAGCCCAGCCACCCTGTTCGCCATGGTGATTGCTGCTGAGAATCAGCAGACAACACACCAGGTGCTGATCGACGCAATTGTGGAAGCGGAGGCCTTGGGCAGAGCCAACGAGATCATGGAACGACGGCCTCGCGAGATTGAGCATCCACGAGTCACGGCTGCCAGAGAGAAGTGGAAGGCAGTTCAAGCGCTGAAAAAAGACGGCCTCACCCAGGCTGAGGTGTCCCGTGCTCTGGGGTACTCGAAGGGCACTGTGTGGCGGCTTTGGGAGCGGGAGCCAGGCAGCTGCGGCTGAGAGGCTCAGGGCGATACGAGAGCTGAAGGAGGCCGGCCTCTCTCTGGCCGAGGTCTTCAAGAAGCGGGTTGCCGAGTAGCACGGTTGGGCGTGGCACGCAGGTTAGTAATAACCGAGCGCTCTTGTTGGAGCACTATTCATTACACGGCATCTTAGGGAGAAATCACGACGCGGCGGCTGATGCGGCTACGGAGAGGGCGTCTCCACGAAATCCTTGTCTTTGCCCGTAAAGAACATCATGGCCGTTCGGGACTGCAAGCAGTTTTCCGCTTCCTCACTGAACAGTGATCGTTCAACAGGATCAGCCCAAATTTGAGCCACCCCCTCTTTGCGGAATACCTCCAACGGGAGAGGAATCGACGCATACGGATTGTGATAGATCCTCAGCCCATCGGTGATCTTTTCCGAGCATTCATCGCCCTTAGAAACAACGTGCTCCAAGCCGCTCGGTGATGACCAGATCGAACGAATGATCGCAGTCGGGCAACCGGACATCGCATCTACTTTCCCCCAAGTGCCCAGGTGGCTGAACACCACTGCGCTGATGTGGCTGAAGCGCGGACAGTCGAAGAAACCCAGCTCGATCTCTGCGCCATTGTCTTTTTGCACGCTCCCCAAGGTTTTCCCTTCAAGACCATTGGGGAAGCGCCCAGGATTGGCTATGTATTCGGACTCATCCACGTAGTAGTCGAACAGCAAGGCTTCGATTGGTCGAAAAGCTTGCAGTTGAAAACCGGGTTGCTCAAACGGGGCAAGGGCGAGGACAAAGGGTCGGTCTTTGACATGGTCATGGTGGGCATATTTGTCATCGAATTTTCGCGACTTGCTCATAAAGGCATTAGCCAAGCGAATGATGGCAACCCGATTGAGTTCGTTGAAATCGACGTCCTTGTAAAACTCGGGCGTCATTCCCAACCCCCATTCGGGCGTTGCGTCAGCGGCATGGTTGGCCGTGGTAGCCTCGACGGTGAACGTCACTTCACCCGCTGTGAGCAGAAAGTCGGGTGCAGGGTGAGTCCAGTCAAATGAGAAGCCATAGTCGCGAAAAGTCGCGTGAAGGTAGATCTCCCAGAAGCTTGAGTTGAAGGTCGTCTGAAACTCCTTCACAAACTTATTATCCCTGTCGGGGAACCCCTCAAGCCAACGCAGAAGCTCCTCTCTCTGATAGTGCCGGCCTTTACGCCCGTCGGTGATCGTTTTGAAATGAGGATGGAGCTTGTCGGTATGGTAGAGAGGCGTAAGCAAGTCCACTGGAGCCACCGTCGCTGCAGAATGATGACATAAGGTAGTGCCTGTCATCGTATCTAGGAAGGGCTAGACCTAGAGCATGTCAGCGTGATGCAGAGGCCCCAACCATTGCGCTTCACGCCCGTCGTAAATTTCCCCACCTGCCCGGCAAAAAAAAGTCAGTTGGCCGAACAAGCGCTCGATCAGCGTGGGTTATAACCACTACGGGCCAGGGCATCCTGCAGCTTTCCGACAGCAGCTCGGATTGAATAGGCTTCGTGATCATCTATTGCGCACCCACGAAACTCGCTCCAGTGGGCCCGCTTAAAGAATTGGGCAAGTGCCATAGTCTCTCCGTGGCTCAACTCGGCGTCCGCCTGGCAGCCATCGATCTCGAAAATCACTCTGACATTGCTGTACTGGGTCAGCTTGCTCATGGGGGTGCTCCTCTTGGGGCATTTTGGCGGATTGTGGACGAATTGCTTCATTTGTTCTCGTGACGCTATCACCTGATCACGAATCTCTTCGGGATCGATGGCCATGCCACCTCCAGGTGTCGTTCTCAGCGTCTTCAATGAGTTCACCGCGTCGATGAACGCCCGCTCTCTGGCTTTCTCAAGCTCAGAGCGATTATCTCCAATGGCGTGGTTCCACAGGCGTCTGACGAAGCTTACGGCAGCCCGCCTCGAGCAACGGTACATAGATTTTGCTATCACAATTCGCGCTCGCGCCGGCGAGTGGCTGCATTCGACCTATCCATCCAGTCGTCATGCTCCTCATCATCAATAAGCGTCGACAAAGCGTTAAGAAGACGATCTCGGATTACACGCTGCTGTTCCCAGAGTGAATCCAGGTCGGGAGCATCACTCATCGCGTCAATCGCTTCCTCGACCGCCTCCAGTTCGTCAGCACGAGCTTTCTCAAATTCTGAATTCATCTGGCACATCTCCTATCCACCCATTCGGCCTTGCAGCTGCTGAATCTCATCCTGGAGAACCACGATTGTGTGCTCCAGCTTGCGGATGTTGACTCGCATTTGATTGATGACCCTCAGGGCTTCCTGATGATCGTCCATGTACATATCGCGAGCCTTCTCCGTCTCCCTGAGGTTGTTGAGCAATTCGGTGTTGGCAGCTCGAGCGTCTTGAACCTGGGTGAACCAATAGACGATCTCAACCCTGCTGAGCTCCAGCAACTCCTCAGGTGTGCGCGTCTGAGCTTTCGCGGCTGCCTCGTCGTTTTTTTGCTGAGCACGCTCGGCCTTGATTTCTTGCAGACGCTCAAGCGGCCAGACGCGATGGTAGATGGTGTTCCGATGTACTCCAGCCAGCTTGGCCAACTGGGTTGCGTTGGCCGAGATTGAAGAGTCTTTTTCCATTTTCTTCAGTGCAGCATCAAGCGCCAACGTAACAGCCTCGAAGTTCTCCTCATTCTTGGCGTCATAGGCGGCTGTACTCACACAGATACCTCAATGCCGAGTTGCGTGAGCACGCCTTTGGCCTCGGCTATCACGAGCTTCATTTGCTCGATGGACAAGGCAACGTCATCCAGATCTCTCAGTTCTGCAAAGGCCGCAGCCGGATCCGTTTCGTAGCGCCTGAGCGCCAGGGTGTTTTGAACATAGATCTCTTGCCACTTGGGTGCATTGGCCTCTGTCACCACCGCGTTCTGGCACCGGTTGGGGTTGCACCGCAGTGAGCCGATGCAGGGAATGGACGGATCATCCAGATCCGTCGCATTGCCGTAGCAATATCCTTGACCGACGTTGATGACCGCGAAATTAAGCTCAACCATCCGCTCAAAAATTTCGTCGTTCGAATAGCCTGCCTCGAGATAGCCCCTGAAGTATTTCTTGAGCCGAGCACGGTGCGCGGGTGCATTGTCGCCGGCATAACCCCCGTCGGGGTCTAAGGAATTCATGATGAACTCCTTCTCGGCATCCCTTCGACCGGGGGCATCTGAGCCACCACCTGAACTTAGGGCTTCACCGATGCCGCCGTAGTCAATCGTAACGGTGCCGACCCGGTTGTGACGCCTATCTTGGCCGATGGTACTGGCATGGTGACCAAAGTGCTTAAGCTGGTAGGAAATGAACGGCAGTCCTACAGCAGCCCTGAACATCTGGTTGGAGAGTGAGTGCCTCAGTGTGTAGGGCGATACATCCAGCTCTTCGAGTTCGTCGAAGGTCACGGTGTTGGCCAAGAAAGTACAGAGTTGATGGGTTAACCCAGACCCGCTCAACGAGTTGGCCTCATGTTGCATGCCTGGCTTCACGGTGTTCATGTTGGCGAACAGGTAGGGGTTCTGCTTGAACCGGTTCAGGATCCGCAGCACTTGGACTGCATCCTTGACGATTGGGATCGCAACCCACTTGTCATCGAAAAGCTTCCTGAGGACTTCCTGATGTTTGATGACACCGCTGATGATGAGGTCGTGCCCGAATTCATCAACTGTCAGGCAGCTATCAACCAGACAACCGGCTAGCTCTGATGGCCTCATTCCAGTGTACTGACCAATGATGTAGCAGGCGCTGTTGTTGATGTGGGTGAGGTACTCATACAGCTCGTTGTCCATTGGAGCTCGTGTCAATTTACACAGCGCTTCCTTGTCCTTCAGCATCCCAGGGTTTTGGGGTGACCAGTATTCAGGCTCCAGCTTGTAGAGGAAGGGCTTGATCTGGAGGCCCGTGTAGCCCCTTGAGGTCATCCGGTATGCAACGTAGATGTCGTAATTTCTCCGCGTGATATTGGC is a genomic window containing:
- a CDS encoding DUF7706 family protein, with translation MAIDPEEIRDQVIASREQMKQFVHNPPKCPKRSTPMSKLTQYSNVRVIFEIDGCQADAELSHGETMALAQFFKRAHWSEFRGCAIDDHEAYSIRAAVGKLQDALARSGYNPR
- a CDS encoding DUF6957 family protein — encoded protein: MTDSSVEHELLQEGKISSAGTSLSRPEIEALLAERFPRRPYCLVEDWLLFHVDEPPESLARVRSAGLQPMFLYSHCVTYDSQGRFPPGGWVRSTLCKTYDGVCMFETRNTVYVLIGQGREQTASLKTIFGLF
- a CDS encoding purine-cytosine permease family protein, which produces MTKHNVAEAVADTSAWPLLPAERVWGSWQLLIALTTAGAATWCYIIGEYVGYYLNFRQGFAALTAGCMFGMLITVLAALPICCRFGVDSIASSKPAFGTKGWVIPASLQFLSILGWNCLLLIFFGKSTAQFLVAVGLTTPAHSGIVEPCATLFACVLVMLLLLRGSGGVDRVAKILVAHVFVGLWMLYIIVNERWDDLAMAKPAQASADPVWNFVTGLELGIAASLSWWPYIGAMSRMVPNGKKAAVPAMLGLGGSVAALSLIGVAGVLVLKVSDPSEWLRTVGGPTYAIISLAFVTAANLGTAVAGIYCSALGLRHYKVFEEISWKVLLVIIITPIAIIGLAIPNLFFNNFSAFLGFIGVGFAPLCGIQITDYYLLRRGKINVRGLFDESEPIYRYWKGVNPAAVLAMVAGVASYIYVLNPLTFASNAPYPLIPASILAAVVASVVFLLVTRLVVIPSGKGGYPKTEKVYQPEEHSTPPI
- a CDS encoding amidohydrolase, translated to MIERDAPSERILLGGKVITMSQDADQHAQGIVIRGDRIVRLIRRDQVEQFRTPSTVITDLGDRTLMPGFVDVHAHAEVVCRTTFNTIDCRAPECSSIEDVSALLAKARDEKAPGEWIVGQGNLFFDRKLREGRLPTREELDSVSLEHPIAIRAGGHITVLNSKALEVAGIDRDYVPPEFSVTGLPIVERDENGDPTGVVKEMDTLLPLPGCDRSTLKSALKAGLFEYFTRFGVTTIGEISETVEGIQCMDEMACEGTLPVAMRVYIWAPGTMELDEACNWQEKIQLNASEHMIRMQGIKLFADGGFSAKSAAVSCPYLGLNGQCGEIAFPKYFFRRAYEQSQKSGLQLAVHANGDRAQEWLCELVESMGGASSGRTRMRIEHAGNFMPRQKTMEAWAAAGIIPVPQPVFIYTFGEYFPDYLGDTGRIGRFPFKDLLAQGWKLSGSSDVWIGSEREATNPLFSVWCCVKRQTYSGSFIDPEQAITLEQALRMHTLDAAATMGEEDIRGSITPGKLADIIALDRDPFAVPVDELRNIKVEYVLTQGRAALNLTC
- a CDS encoding helix-turn-helix domain-containing protein, yielding MPLRHSLAAVLQSLRTQQGLSQQEISGLVRQQTISELEAARFTATIDTVRDLAISLNISPATLFAMVIAAENQQTTHQVLIDAIVEAEALGRANEIMERRPREIEHPRVTAAREKWKAVQALKKDGLTQAEVSRALGYSKGTVWRLWEREPGSCG
- a CDS encoding histone-like nucleoid-structuring protein, MvaT/MvaU family, which encodes MSRLAEFRRLEQQLAQQLAELEAMKSDGAIQAEMEFEDKLRALLGEYGYSLREVVNILDPQAGTRRQAPQAQEKSTRKPREVKVYKNPHNGEVVQTKGGNHAVLKAWKAEHGAETVESWLQ
- a CDS encoding site-specific integrase; translation: MILGFDSLIYKIKAVRERFLGYLGNELIAVTSHSNDGVNALELLAALMNLPASKLSLVKDMLWDFNGEPHALARDIQGAKSRIDFGVYESLNSTILFELKMAMLCVLEIPGALHFSRKSKSRKPHSVLDMFKSVIPFIDQMCARKRAEHGDHFFERSHFSLADFTEQDYRAGAEHFDRAFRGPTLQGFQVLRSHFLVENLFSKPLAYVDLEALKWKYNSFTNKKNRTRKKWFSNHIFEKCSREGSFAVVDFLRALKEDICDQYTLSRLDLAEYQKARSANITRRNYDIYVAYRMTSRGYTGLQIKPFLYKLEPEYWSPQNPGMLKDKEALCKLTRAPMDNELYEYLTHINNSACYIIGQYTGMRPSELAGCLVDSCLTVDEFGHDLIISGVIKHQEVLRKLFDDKWVAIPIVKDAVQVLRILNRFKQNPYLFANMNTVKPGMQHEANSLSGSGLTHQLCTFLANTVTFDELEELDVSPYTLRHSLSNQMFRAAVGLPFISYQLKHFGHHASTIGQDRRHNRVGTVTIDYGGIGEALSSGGGSDAPGRRDAEKEFIMNSLDPDGGYAGDNAPAHRARLKKYFRGYLEAGYSNDEIFERMVELNFAVINVGQGYCYGNATDLDDPSIPCIGSLRCNPNRCQNAVVTEANAPKWQEIYVQNTLALRRYETDPAAAFAELRDLDDVALSIEQMKLVIAEAKGVLTQLGIEVSV
- a CDS encoding nuclear transport factor 2 family protein, giving the protein MTTLTTELLDDIVAAFNEHDAEKVISFFHTEGELISASGGNGRGTLTKGRDAIREALKARFTASPDIQWMEGMSWIAANQAVTEFRVVATLPDGGKLDVLGCDVWEFSGDKILRKNTYYKQ